The Chitinophaga niabensis genome segment ATTATCACCTGGTGGAATGTAACTTCCCGGGCAAGTACAAATTCGCCAGCCTGCTCACAAAAATACTGCCTGCCCGGAAAACGCCATTCGGGCTTAAAATCTACTCCGGATCCGGCTGGTGGACACTGACCCAGGACTGCGTGAATTACCTGCTGGATTACATCCGGGAGCGCCCTCAACTGGTGCGTTATTTCAAGCTCACCTGGGGTTCTGATGAATTCATCTTCCAGACCATATTAATGGGCAGCCCTTACAAAGAAGCGGTAACCGGGTATGATCTGCATTATATCGATTGGGGGAATGATCGCTCAAAGGGGCAGAACCATCCTAAAACGCTGGGAGTGGAAGACGTGGAACTTATGCTGAAGAGTGACAGGCTGGTAGCCCGCAAATTTGAAATGGATAAAGATCCCGCCCTGCTGGACAAAATAGACCAGGAACTAAAAAGGCTGTTCCCATAAGGAGAACAGCCTATGTAAGTCATAAAAAAAACACTAGACTCTTTTCTTCCACAATGTATTGAACCCACCGGTAAAACCTATAGGCAGGATCTCAGCTACCTCGCAATCCAGCTTTTGCAGGAACTTAATGCGCTTGGTGAGCAGGGAAAAAGGGAATACATCTTCCACAAAATTCGTTTTCGAAAACTTGATGATATCGTAATTATTTGTTTGCGCGAGGTTCAGCAGGTCCTTACGGGTAAAGAACTGCACATGGTCCAGGTTATCTGCCTGTGACTGTACGGTAGTACCTTTAAAACCAAGGGCACTTTTAATTTTATTAATGAACTTCCACATGCCGGGGTTATTCCGGGCTTTCAGCATAGGCCTTGTTACGCACAGTTCACGCGGGCCCACTCCATTCGGTACGGTCACTACCAGCAAACCATTGTCCTTAATGGTATCATATATTACACGCAGTAATTTTTCAGGATGGTCCAGGTGTTCCAGTACTTCACTGCAGATCACTGCATCATATTTTTCACCTGCTGCCGTGAGCGCTTCTGCACTGATGGCTTCAAAGCGTACATTAGGCAGTGTATTCTTGGAACGGGCCACATCAATTGTTTTCTGGCTGATATCAATGCCCAGCACATCATAGCCAAACTGGCCAAGATGGCGGCTGATAACGCCATTACCGCAACCTACGTCCAGCACGCGGCCTTTTTCAGGGATCTCTTTCTTGAGGGCCTCTGCAATAAATTTCAGTCGCTTGATATCTGCGATACGTTCATATTCGTAGGTGATCGTTGCTTGTGTCATGTCAGTTATGGTAAAGCTGTTGATATATTTTTTCAATTTGCCGTGTCATGCCGGATACGGTGTATTTACTCCGTATCGTATCCATGGCACGCTGTTGTAATTGTGCTCTGAGCGTTTTGTCTTTGGCCAGTTTCACAATGGCGGCAGCCAGGGTTTCACTGTTCTTTGCAGGTACCAGCAAACCATTATCGCCATCCGTTACGGCTTCGCGGGTTCCGTCCACATCGCTGGCAATCACTGCTTTTCCCATGGCCATTGCTTCCAGCACTCCTATCGGGAATCCTTCCCATAAAGAAGGAAGGCAGTAAATGTCTACGCCGTTCAATACGGCCGGTACATCCTGGCGGAAATTATCAAAGATCACATGATCTGTTATGTTCAATCTGCGGGCTGCATCCAATGCTGCTTCTTTTAACTCTCCCTCTCCTATCATCAGCAGTTTCATATCAGGGAATTGCTGAAGCGCCAGGCTGAATCCTTCCAGCATGCCCACCGGATCTTTTTGCAGGGTCATCCTTGCAATGTAACCGATCACCAGCTGATCCGCAGGAATACCATAGGCTGCTTTCACATCAGGGTATGCTGCACCGGGATTGAATTTCACCGGGTTCACACCATTCTTGATCACTACGGAATCAAAGCGGCCGAAAGTTTTAATACCTGTTTCCCTGTTGGAATCAGATACGCAGATGTTCACCTTTGCCTTGCGGGTAATATATTTCTCTGCTGCAATACGCGCTCTTTTGATCAATGGGTTCAGGCCATCGTGAAAGGACCATCCATGGATGGTGTAGATCAGCGGCAAACCCAGCCTGCGCGCAGCCCACATCACATTTGTATTGGCGCGGGTGCCGTGTACGTGTACAATATCGATGCGTTGTTCCGTGAGGAAGGCACGCACCTTTTTCCAGATACTGATATCAAATGCTTTTTCGCTGGCAATCACATGCACCGGTACGCCGATTGCCGTGAGTGCCTGTACCATAGGCCCATCCGTGAAGGAAAGCACCACCGGTTCAAACAATTCGCTATCCATTGTTTTCACAAGGTCCAGCACATGGCTTTCCCCTCCTCCTATCTTACCCTGGCGGATCGTTTCTAATACTCTTATTTTACGGGGTTGCTCCATGTTACAGCTTTTCGATCCAACGGTCATACCATAACTGGAACACCAGTATATTCCATAATTTCTGATGGCTTACCCTGCCGCCATCCAGGTATTTCTTCAGCAGCTCCTGCACATGCGATGCATTGAACAATCCTGTTTTCTGCAGGCGTTCCGGTGCTAAATAATACTGCATCTGCTCTCTCAGGTCATCTTTGAACCATTCCTGCAAAGGCGCGATGAAAGGCCGTTTCGGGCGGTCCATCATGGATTTGGGAATGTATTTATGTACAATCGTTTTGAGGATGTATTTATTGGTTTGCTCCTTTACCTTCAATGCTGCAGGCACAGTTGCCAGGAATTCCAGCAGGCGGTGGTCCAGCATCGGCTCGCGGCCTTCGATGCTCACACTCATCGTAGCACGGTCCACTTTCACCAGGTTGTTATCTACCAGGAAGGTGCGGTAGTCGATGGCCAGTAATTTATTCAGCGGATCAGGAATGGAACTCAGTTCTCCGTTGAGGTCAAAGTTAGTTTTGTATTTACCCGTGGCAGAACCCATGTAATAAGCCGCCTCACTTTCCGTAATGTACTGGCTGATATATTTCAGTGCCTGTTGCGGTTTACCATCCTGCCAGATCAGTTTCATCTTTTCGTAGCGGGAGGCAAAGTTGTATTTCTTATTGAAGTAAGGGATCACTTCCGGCTGTATGATGCTCATGGCGGCACCCAGTAGGGATTGCACACCTCTTGGCAGCTGGCTGGTATATTTGATCGCCTGGTTGAACTTGTTATATCCGGCAAACAGTTCATCACCGCCATCTGCAGACAGTACCACTTTTACATCCTTACTCGCCAGTTTACTCACCAGTGTGGTGGGCACGGTAGAGTTATCAGCAAAAGGTTCATCGTATATTTCAGGCAATTGATGTAATACATCTTTTGCATCGGATGCACCAATGATCCATTCTGTATGATCTGTTCCCAGGTGGCGGGCTATCTTTTTCGCTTCCGCAGATTCATCCCATTGTTTTTCCTTGTAGCCAATGGTAAAGGTCTTAATGCGGCTGCCGGACCCTTCCTGCAGGATGGCGGCCACGCTCGCACTGTCGTACCCACCGCTCAGGAACACTCCTACGGGCACATCAGATACCATGCGGTACTGGTATGCACTCTTCATCAGCTCTTCTGTATGCGCGATCACATCCCTTTCGGAAAGTTTGGTTTCAGGCTGCCTGTATGCTTCCAGTACGTTCCAGTATTCCTTTTCTTCAGGGATAGCTTTTTGCAGGTTCAGTGTTAAATAATGTCCCGGCTTCAGTTTATAGGTATTCCTGTAAACAGTGTATGGTGCAGGGATGTAGCTGTATTGCAGGAAGAGGGAAACACTCTTTTCATCAATATCTTTACGGAAAGCAGGATGCTCAACAAAGCTCTTCAGCTCTGAGGCAAACAGGAACAGGTTCTCGTGCCAGTAATAATACAGTGGTTTTACCCCTGCCCTGTCCCGGCAAATGAACACCTCTCCTTTCTGTTCGTCGTAGATCACAAAGGCGAACATACCGATGCATTTGTCCATCACTTTCTCCTGCCAGCAATCAAAGCCCTTCAGCAATACCTCTGTATCCGTACCGGAACTGAAGGTGTACCCTTTAGCTTCCAGTTCTTTGCGTATTTCCTTAAAATTATAGATCTCTCCGTTGAACACCATGCTGTACTGCCTGAAATGCATTGGCTGGTGGCCGGAGCTGCTAAGATCGAGAATGGATAACCTGCGCTGGCCGAGCCCTACAACAGCGTTTTGGCTGCTGTAACATTCGTAACCGGCATCATTAGGACCACGGTGCAATAACACATCTGTCATTTTCTGCAGCGTATCCTGACCTGATTTTTGCGAAAAATCAATAAACCCTGCTATTCCACACATAAGTCTGTAGGTTTTTTAAGATGTTGGATATTCCAGAAGATCCCCCGCCAAAAGGCTTTCAGATGAACCCCTTCTCTTTTGAAAAGGAATCCGAGGGTATTTTTGGGTATCGTTAAGAATGTAAAATATAACATAAAACCCAAACGTCCTGTCATAGTTGTATTTCTTCTCATAAATAACAACCTGTTCCTCGTTATGAAATACGTTTTTAATGGGCTGTTCTTACCGGTGGTCATCGACTCCTTATGGTAAATAAGGGATTTGTACTGGTAGTATATCTTATAACCGTTCCTTTTAAACTGCTCGCACCAGTCGAACTCCTCATAATAGAGGAAATAAACTTCCGGCATGAGCCCTGTTTTCTCCAGCGCTTCGCGGGAGATCATCATGGCGCCGCCGTGTGCATAAGGGGTAACGGAAACAGCATCGTACTGGCCGTTATCCTTTTCCTGGCAACCGATCATGGCATTCCGGCCTGTAAAGGGGTCTACCGCCTGGTAACCGGCATATTCGATGGTGCCTTTATGGAAGAAGTAATGGAATTTGGGGCTTACCACGCCGGCATCGGGGTATTGTTCAAAGGTTTCGATCAGCCCTTCTATCAACCCGTCTGTGAATTCCGTATCGTTATTCACCAGGAAGAGGAAGCTGCCGGAAGCTGCTTTGATCCCCAGGTTATTGCCGCCGGCAAAACCCAGGTTCTTTTCACTCCGGATCACTTTAACAAGGGGCCAAACGTTCAGAAGTGACGCGGTGGGGTCTTCCTTGGAAGCGTTGTCCACCACGATCACTTCGATATTATGGTAGCTATTTATTTTGAGGGAAGCCAGTAGCTCACATGTTACAACCGAATTATTGTAATTCACTGTAATAATAGAAACCAGCGGCTTATTATTATGTTCAGTTCTTACGGCTTGCATGGAGTAAAGGATTATCGATATCTGTTTTATTATGCTTGGTATGTATGAAAGTATTGTTGGCTCCTTTTAAGCGGAAGACCAGCATTACCATAATACCTATCGCTTTTGGCAGTATCAGCAGGGCAGTGAAAAAATATTTACGGTAAAAGATCCAGGGCAAAGGCAGGGCCAGGCTGATAGCATTCATCACAAAAAGGATCGCCCAGGCTGTGAAAGGTATAAATGTATAAGCATGAAAGATAGCGCTCAGTAATGTCAGCAGGCAGATAGCGGCAATCAGCAGCATGCGTGGCAGCATCAGGTTATGGCAGAAGGAAAGATTGAAGTAATCAAAGTTCCCTGAAAACAATGCCTTCAGCCCTTTCTTCCAGAACATGCGCAGGTATACGAACTGGCTGGAGATCCATCTTCTGCGCTGGTTGCTGAAAGCGTTGGGATTTTCGATCTTTTCATCGAAGATGAGCGCATCTTCCAGGTAATAGACCTTATGGCCCAGTGTTACCATTTCCAGTTGCAGGATCTTATCAAAACCACCTGTAGCACTAACCCTTTGCATCACTTCTTTGATCAGCGGAAAGTGAAATGCCATACCAGAGCCAATCACGGAAGAAGATAATCCTACGGCATTGGCACCTTTACGGTAAATATGA includes the following:
- a CDS encoding beta-1,6-N-acetylglucosaminyltransferase; its protein translation is MRIAFIILAHKNPAQLHRLLTRLQHPNIDCFVHIDRKCKIEDYAEALSLPQVYTITPRVKVTWAGWSIVQATLNGMEAIRQSGKSYTYITMLSGQDYVIKTTEHIYQTLIQPGNRQYIGLISEKDLKPMMSKVDNYHLVECNFPGKYKFASLLTKILPARKTPFGLKIYSGSGWWTLTQDCVNYLLDYIRERPQLVRYFKLTWGSDEFIFQTILMGSPYKEAVTGYDLHYIDWGNDRSKGQNHPKTLGVEDVELMLKSDRLVARKFEMDKDPALLDKIDQELKRLFP
- a CDS encoding class I SAM-dependent methyltransferase — encoded protein: MTQATITYEYERIADIKRLKFIAEALKKEIPEKGRVLDVGCGNGVISRHLGQFGYDVLGIDISQKTIDVARSKNTLPNVRFEAISAEALTAAGEKYDAVICSEVLEHLDHPEKLLRVIYDTIKDNGLLVVTVPNGVGPRELCVTRPMLKARNNPGMWKFINKIKSALGFKGTTVQSQADNLDHVQFFTRKDLLNLAQTNNYDIIKFSKTNFVEDVFPFSLLTKRIKFLQKLDCEVAEILPIGFTGGFNTLWKKRV
- a CDS encoding glycosyltransferase family 4 protein translates to MEQPRKIRVLETIRQGKIGGGESHVLDLVKTMDSELFEPVVLSFTDGPMVQALTAIGVPVHVIASEKAFDISIWKKVRAFLTEQRIDIVHVHGTRANTNVMWAARRLGLPLIYTIHGWSFHDGLNPLIKRARIAAEKYITRKAKVNICVSDSNRETGIKTFGRFDSVVIKNGVNPVKFNPGAAYPDVKAAYGIPADQLVIGYIARMTLQKDPVGMLEGFSLALQQFPDMKLLMIGEGELKEAALDAARRLNITDHVIFDNFRQDVPAVLNGVDIYCLPSLWEGFPIGVLEAMAMGKAVIASDVDGTREAVTDGDNGLLVPAKNSETLAAAIVKLAKDKTLRAQLQQRAMDTIRSKYTVSGMTRQIEKIYQQLYHN
- the asnB gene encoding asparagine synthase (glutamine-hydrolyzing); this translates as MCGIAGFIDFSQKSGQDTLQKMTDVLLHRGPNDAGYECYSSQNAVVGLGQRRLSILDLSSSGHQPMHFRQYSMVFNGEIYNFKEIRKELEAKGYTFSSGTDTEVLLKGFDCWQEKVMDKCIGMFAFVIYDEQKGEVFICRDRAGVKPLYYYWHENLFLFASELKSFVEHPAFRKDIDEKSVSLFLQYSYIPAPYTVYRNTYKLKPGHYLTLNLQKAIPEEKEYWNVLEAYRQPETKLSERDVIAHTEELMKSAYQYRMVSDVPVGVFLSGGYDSASVAAILQEGSGSRIKTFTIGYKEKQWDESAEAKKIARHLGTDHTEWIIGASDAKDVLHQLPEIYDEPFADNSTVPTTLVSKLASKDVKVVLSADGGDELFAGYNKFNQAIKYTSQLPRGVQSLLGAAMSIIQPEVIPYFNKKYNFASRYEKMKLIWQDGKPQQALKYISQYITESEAAYYMGSATGKYKTNFDLNGELSSIPDPLNKLLAIDYRTFLVDNNLVKVDRATMSVSIEGREPMLDHRLLEFLATVPAALKVKEQTNKYILKTIVHKYIPKSMMDRPKRPFIAPLQEWFKDDLREQMQYYLAPERLQKTGLFNASHVQELLKKYLDGGRVSHQKLWNILVFQLWYDRWIEKL
- a CDS encoding glycosyltransferase family 2 protein, yielding MQAVRTEHNNKPLVSIITVNYNNSVVTCELLASLKINSYHNIEVIVVDNASKEDPTASLLNVWPLVKVIRSEKNLGFAGGNNLGIKAASGSFLFLVNNDTEFTDGLIEGLIETFEQYPDAGVVSPKFHYFFHKGTIEYAGYQAVDPFTGRNAMIGCQEKDNGQYDAVSVTPYAHGGAMMISREALEKTGLMPEVYFLYYEEFDWCEQFKRNGYKIYYQYKSLIYHKESMTTGKNSPLKTYFITRNRLLFMRRNTTMTGRLGFMLYFTFLTIPKNTLGFLFKREGVHLKAFWRGIFWNIQHLKKPTDLCVE
- a CDS encoding glycosyltransferase, with the protein product MIAFLEIILFAYLAGCVLYNLFFSIAGKIVARKQTDISEPETYSSVAILVPAYKEDSIILSSAKSYAQLRYPASRYDVIVIADSLQPETLELLKEASVKVLPVSFDKSTKARSLNKAFGEIGDNYDIALICDADNMLEPDFLLKINRAYLDGEHVIQAQRVAKNLETPFAVLDTANEIIANHIYRKGANAVGLSSSVIGSGMAFHFPLIKEVMQRVSATGGFDKILQLEMVTLGHKVYYLEDALIFDEKIENPNAFSNQRRRWISSQFVYLRMFWKKGLKALFSGNFDYFNLSFCHNLMLPRMLLIAAICLLTLLSAIFHAYTFIPFTAWAILFVMNAISLALPLPWIFYRKYFFTALLILPKAIGIMVMLVFRLKGANNTFIHTKHNKTDIDNPLLHASRKN